Within the Mugil cephalus isolate CIBA_MC_2020 chromosome 1, CIBA_Mcephalus_1.1, whole genome shotgun sequence genome, the region TGCTCCAACTTTAGCAGTTCACCCGTAAATATACTCTGGTTCAAACTGTCAATGGAGTCGATATCACCCGCATTTCTTCTATATCCATCTCTGGAAATATTCGTTTTATGATGGATTTGACACTGGCAGATTTAATATGACATCCAACACCACCACTCTCTTTCTGAACATCAAACCTGTGGATTCATCTGACTCTGGGCTGTACCTCTGTGGATTTTACAATGGAATCGGCTCAATAACTGTCTCACGGATGGCTGCAAATTTAAAGGTTCAAGGTAAGATTACTATAAGTACTTCTGTATCAATAAGACCCTTTTTCACACATGATGTATATAAGTACTGACTTCAGCACACAAGAGGTTGAACATTTCATCCACAGTTTTATCGTTAATCTTTCTAGTAGACGTGCCAACTGATGAGTTTACAAATGTGACGACTGTGATCCTGGCTGGTGTAACAGTTTTCCTTCTTATGATCATCATATGTCTGGTCGTCAAAATCCGGACACTTCATACAggtatttatatgtttttatttaaaatctacatgcatgtttttaattttagctaCTAACTGAtggattttctgtttctgttatttagctcaATATGAGGAAGTGAATCCACAACACACTGAGGTAATGACATTTTTACCTCAGATTAAGATGTTGCATGATTTCATTCTTTTAATAAGTGATGTGTGAGATCAGtgactgtaattattttattttcagaacgTGGGCTCTGATTCTCTCAACTACGCAGCTGTAAGTTTCCATCCCAAAGCAAAGAGCAGCagaaggcctgcagcagagagagaactgGAAACACATGTAGTGTACACTGCCACAAGATAGACTCAAATAATTCAGCTCATCTCATGCTTTATCACAGTGAGCTGCTTGTGGGTCGTTTGTGTGGCTGGTGGACGAGAGACTTCTGTGaggccattaaaaaaaaacaaaaaaaaaaaacaatgtaatttTGTAATAAAGGTTTTATGTTCATGCAATTTTGTGTCGTCTCTACATTTTCAATTGTAATATTCTGAGAGCAGAATAATGTGACAGACATTAGATGGAGGTGGAGTCAATTAGGTCTGTGATGTCAGGACAGATCATCTTTTAGTGTGAGAGAGTGTCTGCTGTCTGTAGAGAATCAGAGAGATCAGAGTCTAATGTTAACAGGAAGACTGTGGTCTGACTACAACTCAAAGCCACAAGGCcactctgacaaacacaaaaaaacaagaagatttTGACAAAACTTACGAAGAAAACCATTATTTAATCACCTAGTGTCTCAATTTGTCTGTTAAATATGCAGCAAATTCAACAATGCAGTTCTGTGCATAAATTTGTGTTGGTTACAAAGTTGAGGTCAGAAGGAATATCTTCAACAGCACAAAGTCTAACACCCTTCCACACACAccccccatacacacacacacagtcttcaTCACAATCACATGATGACAATAGCAGTagcagaatattttaatttaaattaggTTCAAGGTCGTGGGTGATTTTTCTGTGACTCCACCTCTTGAAAGCCCTTCATAGGCAGCACTCTGTtgcctcccgctgtgagagctgtgtgtctgtttttggcTTCCTCACACGTCATCatgtacattgcagataacgttgcagtttgttgatgacctgaagaatagACCGCtcaaacccctgctctttcaaaaggctgctatTAAAATTAGAATCACTATGTCGTCAACAGAGCCCGATATTTGCCGCCAAAtcttctcttttcctcagatgcagagccaTGCGGGTCGCCAGACACTTTTAACTGGGGCACGAGCCCCGGTAAACACGCGCTGTGCCCCCCTGTAAAATTCCAGTTGAAATTTCAGGAATGAGTCCATTTTTCATCACAGAATAATATCCGAACCCCTGCGCTATGACTGACACATCTAGGAGCAGCCCCTCCCcctcacagcagatactgaatGGAACACGCGAGATGTGACGCACAAAATTTAAATAGTCTACAAACATTGCCGCGGTACATAGATACGGATGTCCTCTCAGTGGACAGTCTGGCTGGCGTCATGGACATCAGACAGTTCTTTACAAACAGAGGGGATCCAGACAAAGAAACAGGGAGAAGGTGAAATGTGAATGAGAGGGAGAAGGTAGGTATAGCTTTTTTTGCACAAAGCCAGAAGTAAATGTGAACCATTGACCTGGGATTCAGTAGAGCGATCATTGTAGGCTACAATTTGCACAAGTCAAACTTGACATCTTACCAAAGATCATTAGATCCATGTCGCATAGTGTGTCTGCAATAGTTTGACTGCAATAGTTTGACTGCTAAAATCGCAGTGTATAGAggccattcatttatttaataccaCCCCtgttttttacaaataatttaatttggtgGGGTCAGGGTGGGGGCCTCTGCCCCTGTAAAGCTGCAGGCCTAGCAACGCCCCTGTgcagtgtgctgccatgatcattaaaaaaatgttggagatcgctatacaagctgtatataaagatAGTCGCGAAGTCGCCAtgcacctatgcgcttccattaacaatctAAATAACacgtttaatttgtttaattaaaaaaaaatgaacaaaaatctcagCCTCAGTGAGTAATAAACTGTTGCACAGAACTAAGTGCATTGCTGATTACACTAATACGAAAGCATTTCTCaggattttgtcattttgtcaacCCAAGGATCATCAGGCATGTGATGTTTGTTTCAGGTTGGATCTCTGTCTCACTACTTTGAGGAGGTTCAGTCTGGTGAAGAAGTCACACTGCTGTGCTCCAACTTTAGTACTGTTCCCTCACAGGTTTACTGGTTCAGAGTTGTCAAGAGATCCAAGCGCGGCTGTGTCTGCTTCATGTTTGACTCTGTTCACTCCGCTTCATACTCTGATGGATTTAAAAATCGTCCTTTTGAGTTGCTTACCTCTTTGACCAATGGGTATATATCAGATGTCTTTACTGTCTTTCTCTACCGGATCATCTTTATATTCTGAGTGTTAGTTATTCTTGCTTGTTTAGAAGAACTTCTTTACAACTACATTTTATCTGACGATACATAAAGCACATTGTTTTGTCATAACCTTAGAATACGCCAGTGCAATACCACATATGACCACATATCTAATATAACCATGCATTGTCATGCACGGGGGCGCTATTTCACTACATTGAAGAAACTGTTTGGGAAGTCATGGGGAGGAGTTATAAAACTCAGACCCAACTAACAAAATAATGATTAGTTAGGTACATCTGCTAAATTTCCACTTACTGgatgagttttttgttttgttttgtttttcacaccattctgtggaaaaaaaacactcgaGGCTTTGGGAAAATCCCACAATAGGAGCAGtttcagaaacaaaatatacaacaaTCAAAGTTGATGAAATCAATTTTAATGTTGACTCTGATTGCTAAGGACATTTCCTGAAGTTCCTTACATGCACTACACTGCACCAACATAACTGTCTGTTATTGATTTTGAAAGAGCTGTTTGTACATTTGCTGAACACCTGTACACCAGTTAACACTTCAGAGTGAAAGGTGTCACTTCTGGCGTGATAACAAGTCACACGcaacagacacatacaaactGAACTCACTCTTTCTGTTGCCTGTAGCAAAGTGACACTTGCACACAGCCTCATATCAAAGCATGTTCTCTGGAGGCTGCACATTTTAAGACATGACAGAGTATGTCAAAACCACAGCAGGTGAAGGTCACATCGTTCTTTATTGTGTACATTTGAAGTTACTAAGCCCTGCAAAGAAGACGTTGCAAAGAGTATTCCAATATTatcaattaataaatattaacaatgGTTACGTTGAAAATGAATCAATTTCTGCTGAATGGTAAACGTAACTTGAAGagcaacaaaaatattcaagtaTACTGTAGTCCATAACGTTAAACCACACACATTGATGTGTGTGGAAGTAGTATCCACttctataaaaacacaactgttaGATATCTGATTTGACATTTGAATGGGAAGGTCCTCACAGACTACACTTCCTTATTCTGCAATGTTTTATAGAGACTGATACATCAGTTCTCGTCATTTAACTTTTGATTAAAAATCATCTCAAGTCATTTTAACTGGAACACATAGTCTTGTTCTCCTTTCAGATGTTAATTCTCACCCATTTAAAAGAAGTTAGACAGCGGCAGTCTGAGCGGACGTAGAAATGAAGAACCACCCCACCTCTTTAAGTTACGTACGCTCTTAACTGGAGCACAGTTCAGTTACAATCATTGTAGTGGGGGAGTCTTACTGTGGGCACAATGGTGAACTTTACATTGATACTAGTGTTAATCTGCACCTTCAGTAAGTACATATCTTAAACTTATTACTATATCTGCTAGCTGATGTTCTAtactattctattctatactATTCTATATGaactgttaaacatttttaaacattttttatgcactatgatattatattatacacatatatatatatataatatatatatatatatatatatacatatatcataatatatatgtatatatatatatatatatataaattatatatatatatatatatatatatatatttatctgtaATTGTATTGCATTGTCCTGAGCCATATGCAATGAAATTTTGTTCTGTACACaccctgtgcatacaaaatgacaataaagttagtctAGGTCCACTTTAATATACCAGAATTGATATTTACaaacatttcatgaataaacttttgtttcaggttggatttctgtctcagtctctgAGTTTTACACAGTGGAGGTTCAGCCTGGTGAAGAAGTCACACTGCTGTGCTCCAACTTCACCAGTTTGCCCATGAGGATattctggttcaaactggtCAATGGACCCAATATCACCCGCATTTCATCTATGACGACCTCTGATGGAAATGCTTCGGTCAGTGAAGGATTTCAAGATGGCAGATTTAATATGACATCCAACACCACCACTCTCTTTCTGAACATCAAACCTGTGGATTTATCAGACTCTGGGCTGTATCTATGTGGATTTTACCACGTAAACGACTCAGTAAATGTCTCAATAATGGCTACAAATTTAAAGGTTCAAGGTAAGATTAGTATGAAGTACTTCTCTATCAATAAGGACCCTTTTTCACACATGATGCATATAAGTACTGACTTCAGCACACAAGAGTTTGAATACTTTATCCACAGTTTAATCGTTTCTCTTTCTAGAAGTCAAAGCTGATGAGTTGACAAATGTGACGACTGTGATCCTGGCCGGTGTAACAGTTTTCCTTCTTATAATCATCATCTGTCTGGTCGTCAAAATCTGGACACTTCACACaggtatttatgtgtttttatttaaaatctacGTGCATGTTTTTAGTTATTAACCGAtggattttctgtttctgtcattaaGCTCAACTTGAGGAAGTGAATCCACAACACACTGAGGTAATGACATTTTTACCTCAGATTAATATGTTGCatgatttcattattttaataaacgATGTGTGAGATCAGTgactgtaattttattttcagaacgTGGGCTCTGATTCTCTCAACTACACAGCTCTGAGTTTCCGTCCCAAAGCAAAGATCAGCagaaggcctgcagcagagagagaactgGAACCACATGTAGTGTACGCTGCCACAAGATAGACTCAAAATAACTCAGCTCAACTCATGCTTTATCACAGTGAGCTGCTTGTGGGTCGCTTGTGTGGCTGGTGGAGGAGAGATGACTGTGATGccattaaaaaacaatgtaatttTGTAATAAAGATTTTATGTTCATGCAATTTTGTGTCTTCTCTACATTTTCAATTGTAATATTCTGAGACCAGAGTAATGTGACAGACATTAGATGGAGGTGGAGTCACTTAGGTCTGTGATGTCAAGACAGATCATCTTTTAGTGTGAGAGAGTGTCTGCTGTCTGTGGAGAATCAGAGATCAGAGTCTAATGTTAACAGGAAGACTGTGGTCTGACTACAACTCAAAGCCACGAGGCcactctgacaaacacaaaaaacaagaagacttTGGCAAAAGTTAAGCGTCTGCATTTGTATGTTAAATACGCACCAAATACAATAATGCCGTTCTGTGCATAAATTTGTACAACATATCAACACTAGTGTTGGTAACAAAGTAGAGGTCAGAAGGAAAATCTTCAAACACAGGAAGCctagcacccccaccccctccctcttcatcacaaacacatgatgacagtagcagtagtagaaAATCTGAATGTAAATTATGTTTGAGTTCGGTCGTGGGTGATTTTTCTTTGACTCCGCCTCTTCAAAGCCATTCATGGGCGGCGCTTTGTTGTCAATGAGGAACTTTATCTTGGTGACACTTACTTCTCAGCCTCAGTGAGTAATAGACTGCTGCACAGAACCAAGTGCATTGCTGACTCCATTGATACGAAAGCATTACTCAGGATTTTGTCGTTTTATCAACCAAAGGAACATCAGGAGTGTGATGTTTGTTTCAGGTTGGatctctgtttcattttctgagGAGGTTCAGTCTGGTGAAGAAGTCATACTGCTGTTCTCCAACTTTAGTACTGTTCCCTAACAGGTTTACTGGTTCAGAGTAGTCAAGAGATCCGAGCTCCGCTGTGTCGCCTTCATGTTTGACTCTGTTCACTCCGCTTCCTACAGTGATggattcatctcatctcatcttctatatcGCTTAATCCTCgctagggttgtgggggttgctggacctcatcccagctgtcatcgctCGAAGGcaggttacaccctggacaggtctctgATCTAATGctgggctaacacatagacaaacaaccattacCACTTACACGCACATcgagggtcaatttagagtcaccgattagcctaacgagcacgtcttcaGAGGTGGGACGAAGTGatggatttaaaaatggaaaatttgaCGTTAGTTCCAACCACTGTTCCCTCTAAGCTGCGCGCTTGCGCAATCGCGCACTGCTTGCACATTCTCAGCGCACAAGAAAATCTATGCagcgcataaaataaaattcaacataaacgtattaattaatatctaatattagacctaatctaatctaattaattagaccAATAATATTGTGTTCTGTACCATTTTGCAACGTAacagtgagtgacaggtgtccaTTCAATGGTACGATACAGTTCACTTACGCTACGCAGCCAATCATAGCCTTgaccagacctgggcattttacgcatacg harbors:
- the LOC125012510 gene encoding uncharacterized protein LOC125012510, whose product is MVNFTLILVLICTFSWISVSVSEFYTVEVQPGEEVTLLCSNFTSLPMRIFWFKLVNGPNITRISSMTTSDGNASVSEGFQDGRFNMTSNTTTLFLNIKPVDLSDSGLYLCGFYHVNDSVNVSIMATNLKVQVKADELTNVTTVILAGVTVFLLIIIICLVVKIWTLHTAQLEEVNPQHTENVGSDSLNYTALSFRPKAKISRRPAAERELEPHVVYAATR